The DNA region AACCGAGGTGAAGCGATGATTGATAAATACCAAAATGTGCTTTTGATTGCTAGATTTCACAAGAAAATTTTGGAAACGAAGATCCCCAAAGTAATGTTATTGATGTGTTCACTCACGGAAAAGAACGAAGAATCAAAGGCTGTAGTTGCTGAGGTTCGGAAGCCTTCAAAGATTGGTCGCCATAGTCGTATTCAAAAGAGGCAAGGGTAAATCGAAATTTGTTGGTTTTTCTTTCGACTTCCATAAAGAATCTGAGAAGAGATTTGGGAGGATTAGCACATTTTGATTTCTAATTTCTATTTCTTGCTCAACCATGAGAGAATTAGGGTTTGGGAAAAGAGGGGtttgaggaagaagatgaatgtctgattttttttcctttggttCAATCGAATGAGAGAGTAGGAAGGAGTCAAGGACTAAGGAGGGATTTGGGTAtctttaatcaaattaaaagaaaagggaaagaggaaagaaattaaattcagaatatatttatattatgtatatttaaggttattttcgtattaataattcttttaaattcactcgtcttaaattattaatttctcaaatattaCATCAATGTCCGAAAAACGTTAGATTATACGTTAAGTTGTAAAGTTTCGTTTTCATCCTTgtcttttttcattaaaatacagTAACCTTCTTTccttaaaattccacaaaatagctttgtacttttggaatttaaGTTGTCGTAACATTGATTCCAAAAAACGTTCGATTATACATTAAGTTGTgaaattccaaaagtacaatgttattttgtggaattttttaagatttgtcACCACAAGCCTTATGCAAAAGTTCATGCGTACCATATAGAACATcccaaatatttttataaagttagtgaaaatcATGTAAATaccataagcaatataaaaaattcaaaataaattagctcgtggaaaatatgtggagatcataaacattattaaaataaaatgaggaTAAATAACGTTaattttgtcaaaaatttgTGATGTAATAGAAAGATTGtttataaaaacaacaaataaaacaagctaaaaaGATAAACGGAAACAACTTAAGGAATAGAGGAAAtaatattattgattttattcATATCGTACTGTTATTTCTCTTATGATGTacctaattatttttatttttatattatgtcgccttattttcaaacaaaagggaactccacaattgaatttatttttgtgatttttcatATTTGATCTCATTGTTGATAAAAATTGACCAAGTCTAATTTTTTGTCCAAACTAAAATGTCCACCCACCGTCCTAGAAGCTAGATTAAGTTGCATCAAAACTTACACACCTACATATTTTCGCCTCTACAGACAAATtcattcaaaaaattaaaaaaaaccgtttaatcaaacatacataGGCAAGACAAACTGACGATGTATATGTACATAATCCAATCTCACCTCTCTTCCCAAAATCGACCAACAATaattaaccaaaaatttaagttaaatgaTACGCTATATATTTCACACCTCCTTATTTCAAGAAGACTCATTTGTGCTTTGTCAATGGACCCTTTAAAAAATAACCTGCTATATCAGGCTACCtctcatcttcttccttctttataataattcaatctgTTTTTCATTATCTGCCAATAATCCCacatttagaaattttttttaataattcaacctttgctttcagtttgttgccaatTGACAGGTGGGATTATTGGCAGGTAATGGGAAATAGGttagattattataaagaaaaagaagatgagaGATAACCTGATATAGTAGGTCATTTTCTAAAGAGTTCATTGGCAACAAACTGGAagtaaaaggttgaattattaaaatattttcaaaagacAAGATTATTGACaggtaattgaaaataaattggattacttacaataatttttcctttataacAAATAGAATTTGTTGCTTGATCTTTTTCGAAATAAAGCGAAGGTATACTCAAAGACGAGTATTTCTAACTATTAGCTTCATcttttgaattaagtgattttAGACAAATTGTTTAAAATGTTTATTATTGTCAAAGTATTAAGTTAAGatgattattatgtttattgcaATGGATTATTATGGTTTGGACTAACATGTTTTATGTTGATGGGCAATTTAAGTTCAATTATATGAACTTATATTGAGACCACATGAAGTATACAATCACTATTATATATGCTTCACTTTCTTGAGGTAATCAATCTTGTTCAAggatatattgatatataattagaatactcttaatatttaaatattagataatttttattgttaattaaactAATCAATATACTCTATACaatcaattttaataataatttaaccaATGAAATAGAATTTCATACCATACCAAACCATCATATTCAGTAAATTACGCTTATAAAACCATGGTCTGAGACAATAAATGACAAACAAAAAATATCTAAGAAAGGGTAGGAGGAATGTGATCAATTAGACTCCCAAAAAGCTAGAGCTCTACTAATTAGAATGCGATGAAGATCACCTAATACGTATAGTAATAATTTACATTAGAAatgattttagttctttctcAGTTGGAGAAAGAGATATCACTTTTTTCCAATAAGGTCTTGTATCGAGACTGTTGATGGcagttttgattataatttggACCTCATTATTTCCGTTACTTATGGCCAAATCCAAAGGTGTACATCCATTTTCATCCTTCTTGTTAAGTAGGAACATACCCTCCTTAGTGGTCAACAAATAATTAACTACAATTTTCAACTTGTTACATCGTTGTTTAGCAGATAAGTGCATGACCGTTCTTCCACGTTGATCTTCATAGAGTAATGAATTTGGGCATTTTGAATAAAACATCTTTAAAATGTCAATATGGCCGCCTAGACATGCCTTGTGAATCGGGTACGATTTATCTTTGTTTTGGTATTTTATTGATTTGAGATACCTTTCAAGGATGAAGCCCACCATGTTAACCAACCCATTGGATGCAGCATAAGATAGAGGAGTTAAGTCTTCTTCATCACAATGCTTCATTAGATCTGGTCCATACTTCACTATGGTTTTAAGTATTTCTGTCATAAGGAAAACACACGGCcatattatatagatattgaaatataaactttatattattatattagtaGAGCCTCTTACTAATTGGTTTTGTTACAGGCGCTGAGGTGATGGaatgttttaaaataaatttgttattaagaTTTGTACGTCGGCCGGCCACAAGATCCATATAAAAAGAGAGTTAACCACACATACGATGAAGTTCCATCTTCAAACCAACTGGTTATAGATCAAAAAGTTTCCCATCAAGTTTATATGTTAGTCATAGTCAATCTCTCTATTATTGTTCGGTGTGAGATCACATGGCGTAGAAGTGTTCAACGGGCTAGCTCATGGCGGGTCGGGTCAAAATTTAGAGGGGTTGAAACAGGGCGGATCATGTCAAATTTAAAAATGGGTCGGGGCGAGTCAAGACCCTTTTAAACCCAACCCAATTTGACCCATTTTTTAAACGTTCAtgtaatagtttttttattctactttatgACTTGTTGGCTGGGTTGACCCACCTATGTATatgataatatcatataaaaattaaaaaaaaagtggtaaattTCTTTTCACAACCAATTTCTATAATTATCCGACCTACCCGACCTTTTACACTAAGACCTGTTAATGACTGAATCCCTAATAACATGTTAAAATATGACCCGACCTTTGATCGTTGGGTCGACCCACCCCATTAAACACCTCTccatgtgggttatttttctaatatttgtAAACTTCAAATCTTATGAGAAAAATTATAACTACCTTGATTGTTGTTTTGAATGGCCTCACGAATAATTGATTTTCCTTGCTGCAAGTAACTAACTAAACCATCATCCCTACCCAACTTATGAAGCATACTCTCGATCAATTCCAAGTAATACTGCTGCGGAAAGTGCCTAACAGCCAAGTAAAGTGGAGAAATTTTAGAGTAATTTATGGTGTAAGACCCTTGCGGGTATTCCATAACCAAGTAAGAAGCAACCTCTTTATGCCCATTAATTACGGCAAGATGTAATGGTATATTTCCTGTTGAGGAGTCCATTTTCCATAGTAATTCCCTCTTTCGACAAACCGCCTCATGAGTTCTTTTAAGATTTCCGTTACTTGCTGCATTGTGGAGCTCCATGTCATTATTTTCACAACTACTCGCTCGTCGGATTATATTATTAGAACGTCGCCTTTTTGAATCGATGTGGACATCATTTGATCTGATGGGACGATAAACAAATATGTTGTTAATTATTATTCGTGGAATTAGGGTTTTGCCCGAGGATGTGATGATTTCAAAGGGAAATTGATCATGGCATTGAACAGGCATTATAGACAAGGGtgtataagttttttttttttatggtaatTTTTTTGTAGGTGctatttctaattataagatGATTTATGGAATGGGCATGGTATATATATACGCCAAAGAGAGAAATGTAAATGCAATTGCACCAATTTTGTAGGTCCTAAGAATGAAAATTAGGGCGGTAAATGTTACGTACATAACATGTAATCCTACGTCCTAAACACGTGTTCTACATGATAAGTTTTCAAGAAGTCGATCAACAACCATTTGAGTCCACACACGGTCATATTTACTATGGAGTCTCGATCCTCCTACCTACGTCTCATTAAGTACAGCATATTAATATGGAAAGAagtagttttaaaaaaattttatttgtttttaatcttGACTAAGTAAATATTATTCATCTTATAACGTACCTTAAAGTGGTAGTTGCATCGTAATTTCATGAAAGTGATCATTTCTCCCAAATAATCCTAACATGCATGAAACAAAGAAATTCCCTACCAAATTAAACTTGGGATCCCGGTTGATTAGCAAGGGCAAAGTGTTAATTTTAAgtgatattaattttaattaaatttagatataacTTATTGTAGTAAAGGCCTAAAGCTCAATCCATAACAGATATAAAATTTTCTCAGTTTTGTGTTGTAACATTGTCCAAGTATGGAAAGAATGGAGCTTTCAGTACCTAATAATTTGAAGACGAATTAACCCTGATTGAACCCTAAAATGTGATTTTTGGCTAAAACAATTATCTGAGTATGTAAAGGTCTGACCTTTTACCTAGCTAGCTTGAAAGTTAAATCCTAATTAAGCCCCGGAAATGACATTTTTGGGGAAAAAAATCTCaaagtttgtaaaatttcgaCCATTTACTTAACTTGAAAGTTCAGCTTAATTAAAACCGAAAATGTGGTTGGGAAAAAAATCTTTTAAGTTTATCAAAGTACAAGCTTttacctagtttgaaagtcaaACATGTCCATCTAAGTATGAAACTATCCGAGTGTGAACCTAGCTAGAACCCAGACCCATTTGAGCCAAAAAATTCAATATTGAAACAATTTGAAAAGCAAAAGTGGATATTTTACaaagatcaaaatgaagaaAAACATTTGAAATGTATAAAACGTCCattaaatgtaaaaaaaaataagtcgaCAAATACTCGATAAATTAATgagaaattatttaataataaataacagtTGTTTGATATACTGAAAATAAACTCTCATATTGTctattcttaattaattataccCACCTATTAAATATATTTGCAAAAATAAATCTACCTATTTTTATAACCATCATCAAAGCTTATATTCATGATAAAgcaattagaaataaaaaataattgaatttattttcaacaataataccatatttattttaaaaacatagTTAAATATTCTAAATTTTCTTCTAAATTAAAAGTTATTCAAAGAGGCATCCGACCCCATGCCACATCATATTTACTAAGTTACAACTAAGATCTGTTATCATGACCTATCTTTTTTGTAGAATTTTCAGAGGTCCAAAAAGTCTAACTGTGCATACACGACAATATCATTCTTCAACAAATCACGCCTCAATTAACCCTTTTACCTCCTTGAGATTGTCTCACCATGATAGAGATCaatttaattagtttatatttctaataaatctctttaagattgtaaatagtcaatttaaaattataactaataAATAATCAGATCACTATAATTAAGACTAAGAAAGATATTCACTTAAAAATCGTAAGTAATCATCTTAATGtcataagtaatcactttaaaacaataatatatatatatatatatatatatatatatatatattgagtcaATTTAATAAATAGTCTTACTATAATAAAgcttcatttgaaaatttgtgttttacATATAATAAAGGAGTAGTATAGGAGCAATGTTATGGGCTTGAACATCCAACATGTCCACCAAAACAATTTCTTCTTACAAAAGGCAATAACACCAATTAGAGAACttctaaaaaaattagtttttttgataaaataattttaaaataaaacattgGTCGAAGTTATTTCCCAAAACAAGTGTCTTATAATTCAAGTCGCTGGTCAAAACTTATTCATTGTTACTAACAATAAACAAGAGAAAAGTTAGtcaaaaagttaattaaataaattttatttgctgCTAATAACAGCAAAAAAgtcttcaaaatttttttttgaaaatagtcataattttaaaaagtaaataaatatgAATTCTTAAAATAATGAACTAGtgaatacatttttttttaatttgtggcTCATAACTTGTAAAGTTTGACTGATAATCCAAAATTACCCCGACTTcagaatattgaaaaaaaattgggGTAAATTTGATTGTAACCTGGACATGACATTCTCGACAAGTTTTGTTAGTTTAATCAACTTTTTTAGTTTCATTTCACATCATCATTTTTAGTTGGAACTACTTTAATTTAGTCATTTTTGTGTATTGCGtgcattttttttgttgtaacATTAAAATCGACTTATTAGTTTgatcattttcataaaaatattttaataaaaaatatttaatttatttaaaaatattttatatttttttaaaaaggtaatgataaaatatttttttaaaaaagaattctTCATCTGTTGGAtcgatattattattattattattattattattattattattattattattattattattatatatatatatatattcaattttaaatagttTCAATCTCAGGGCCAGTCTTGAGATAATAGGAGCTCAGGGCAAAAAATCATTTATGAGCCCTAACTATATCATTCCTTCGTTCCATATATATTACTTGCAAATTGCAATTGATAATGTCTTTTCTTCAAATAACATGTAGCTGTCAATTACAACTAAacgaaagaaataaaaatataggtaaaaaaattataaatctacaatactgaaaaaaaaaattaagtatgcaccaatacataatataaaatcaaataatgatatttttaagaGCAATTTTCGATTAAAAATCACTAATAACAGTGCCTTAACCAAGAGAAGTTTTCTTATACTAATTATtgcaaaataaaagtttaatgAACATGCATTATATTGACAAAGTCAAgacaaaaaaacataatttgaaAAATGGGTGCACAACTTATAATCCACTTATTTGCAATcaatcaaatatttttattaaaatattacgaTTCTATTTATCATCACATAGCGAAGAGAAAATATTAAACATTCACAAATTTAGGtcaaaacatataaatataaaattagtcaAATAAACACAAAAGCAAtgtatggaaaaaaataaatagaaaaaaatcataaatttaggGAATTAGTCTCACACAAGAAGTAAACCcacaagaaaattaaaaatattataattgtaaataatatttaattctgCGTGCGGAGAGCCTTGCTCTTGACTTACTACAACAATCAATATTGCGTTCATAACTTTAAACAATGAGATATAGTACTGACATTCATAGAGCTTGGTGGTAGAACGTTGCACTTCTTTATACAGGATCTTGTGTTTGAATCTTAGCAACGGaaattaggtaatttttttgtGGGCCCTGGACCCTTGCCCAAGGCCGGCACTGTCTAAtctgtataattaaaaattattctcttatatttactattattgtcttatttagTTTTTACATGTTTGTCAATTTATATTCTTAATTGTACATATTTCAAATTGGGTttgactaaaaattataaaatgttaatttaaataaaatttacatcgaAACGAaataaacaagatttcacttgactatatttgaagttataaattaagaataaattacaaattaagagcgATTGATacataatatcaaaaaattaaataggacaataatagtgaataggagaaaatattaaaacttgCTATTACTAGCATTTACATCTAGACAAATCAagcaagatctcatttgactatatttcaaCTTATATGTTAAAGTATGTTTCCTCTGTTCCAAATTACTTACAAGTTGCAACATTAGGATGACCTCATTAGTCATTCCAAAAGATACAATGCATTAAGAaatcttagtaaataacggtaaTATGTAAAgttgataaattatttttatgtggtagaatttaaaatgatgggaattttgtgattttaatataccttttttaattttattaattttattattattctttttatcttttttatggtgatttataaatcacgattattgattagaaattattatgCATCTAAGATATAAGTAGAAAAGACTAAATAATGCTAACAACTTTATTAAGATCCAATCATTTCTCAATTTCATGATATTCGGCTTTATTTAATCCCCTCAATAAATCATTGAGACTCATCATTGAGACTCATACACACTCTCGTCTTACTGAGAAATTAAAGATGGAGATTCACttttttatactcggttttaGTGACCTAGACCCGTTTGATATTTTAACACTATTCCCGATTTACTCTCAAGAGGTGTTTGGTATGAACATTTTAATATCAAGTAAGGGATTCAATTACAAACActctatattttttgtttggtataatATTTGGTTAACTCAATTCATTTCTTAAAGGTAATGAATACTCTTATTTTGTTACTACTACTCATTTAAGTCAAGtaacaaattaactttttttaggTAGTTGTGTTAAGTGTTTTCTCAACATATGATTATAAGTTTTATAACCCTTATCTTTGTTTGTACTCTTCTTTACTTtccattatattttatgttcGATACTAAATAACcccttaatttatatttattcttaatctataagttaaaacatagtcaaatgaaattttatttgattcgtctcaatacaagaattattaataacaactaataataattataagttaTGCACCGTTAGACATATTAAgactttaatatatgttttggCAAGCATGCCTAAATGAAATAAGACAAACACGTTGAAATGAAGGGAGTATATATTTTCGTGGCGACTGGCCGACAAATAGTCCAATGGAATATTGTGCTAGAAAGATAAAATCATGACACTAGGCCAGCTAGCTACTAAACATGTTGTTAAAAAAGAGCCAATATTCATATGAATGACGCTAACTTTAATCATATTATCGAGCATGCTTTATCGTGTACATTGGAGGAGGATGGTGAAGATATGTCGAGTTGTGTTggattaaggtttggaacgatcAATAAGGTGCTTAACATGAAGCAAATGAGGTTTCACTAAAGTTAGGAACCATCCCTTGAACAAGACAAGGCGTGGTATGAAGGTTGCTCGCTCAAGGCAACATGAAAAAGCAAGTCAGAATGCACCAGAGGagggtgctcgttcgagcacaggTGAAATCAGCCAACAGAAGCTTTCTGATGAAAGTGCCTGTTCTAGCACTTTAGTGCCTTGAACGAGCACTTTGCCTAGGATGCTATTTTGGACTGTTTTATGCACGGTTTAAGGCATTGAGAGGGTGTATTGTGGGGCAATTAATCTAGGAATAATGATGGGCATTATTTCAATGTTTATTACTAGGTTTATTGTGGATGGTTTATATGCATTAAGAGGGTGTTTCATTGCTAAGATTAATGTATGTTAACTGCAGGGTGTTAATTGTGTTTTGATGTGCATTGAGTGTGGTTCTAAGAATGATGTTTTCCTCCCTCTATAAAAGGGAGCATTATTCATAGAACAAAGCACCATAAACACATATTGAGAGAGAGCGGTTACTTTGATTGAAACTTTGAGAGTGTTCATCATTGTTTTAGCATTTTGTGATTTTGAGAGAATTTTTGTCAAGATAATgagaggtttattatacttgtaattgttgaattcaatataataaactacatttgcGGGGAAGGTATCCAAGATGCCtcataaattcttgtattcatctttgcattatatttttcatttatttttcattgttgaaccacTTTGAGGCTTTCATTTCACTTACGCATCAATGATTTTGAGTAAAGATGGTCATGTTCAAGAGCCTATTAGATTCACCCATAACTTgatcttaattatttttaaggtCTGTTTCTAAATTATTTTGGATTCAATAGATTTGGGTCCAGATCTGAATCTAAAAAAATTAGGTTTGGATTTGGTTCATGGACTTTAATTAGGTCCATTTCGAGTCAAGTCAAGTAATATTCAATTTCGATTAATTAGCCTCACCTGTGAGTTGTCTCACATCGAAGAAGTCACATTGGAGAAAGTGAAGTGGATATGTCACTTTTTAAACTCAAAGAGTAACTACTACTACCAATGGgtttcaattaaaaatgaacctCCCATGGCCTTATAGTGGGTTAGCTCTTCTCCTTCTTGTTTGAGTTGTCTAGCTCATtgctaataatttatattagttagattatttaactcatatataaGGCGTATGTCAGTGAAACCGTTTTATAAAAGAAGTTGTGTTTGTACTAAGTTTAAGATTGTTGACAATAAATTTATTCATGAATTTAGAtaccaaaaaatttttttaaaatcattttctatttttttaaaagttttatattcatttgtctttttttatttagtaaaaataaataaaaggctCAAATTTTCTAGTGAAATCACCAACTGTTGACATTTTATGATTGTGGATATAGAATTACTCAACGTGGATAATGTTCATACAGAATTAATACAATACTTAATATTTTAGATATTAATACACCAATAGTCCGATGAGATATTAACACAACAATAATTTAGAGACATTAataaaatacaacaataatatgatataataagataatataataatcaCAAACAATTGGACGAGGCGGTTtcattatgagaccgtcaatttgggctgGCCAATTTGCGCGtgtaataacattttaattttctgggcatttatcaattttaaccttaaagatattaattttgaaaagtgatacattttaagtcaaaattgatacctttaagatcaaaattgaaaaatgtctaaaaaatgaaaaatatgccCAAATTGATACACGCGCGAATTGAATCGTCCCAAATTGACAGTGTCATTATAAAACCGTCTCGTCCTAGAACAGCCGTATAATACAATAGCATTTTTCAGAAGATgggttattattatattaagcAGGAAAAACCTGAATAATAGACCTCGGGCCAAGAATAGGTAAGATATTATAGTCACGAAAACCAGCATCAAGAAACAAAGATTTCCATTGTTGTTCAGTTCTTTCTTTTCCCCTTGAAGCAGACAGCATTTGCATATCTATAAGAAGTTGGGCATTTGAGTAATTTACATTGTCACTTGGGATTCCCATTAccatttctattattattaatttgccTCCTTTGTTTGGTAATGCTTCTTTACATCTTTTAAGTGCCTTTATCACATTTTCATCACTCCAATTGTGGAATGCCCA from Amaranthus tricolor cultivar Red isolate AtriRed21 chromosome 3, ASM2621246v1, whole genome shotgun sequence includes:
- the LOC130808635 gene encoding uncharacterized protein LOC130808635 → MPVQCHDQFPFEIITSSGKTLIPRIIINNIFVYRPIRSNDVHIDSKRRRSNNIIRRASSCENNDMELHNAASNGNLKRTHEAVCRKRELLWKMDSSTGNIPLHLAVINGHKEVASYLVMEYPQGSYTINYSKISPLYLAVRHFPQQYYLELIESMLHKLGRDDGLVSYLQQGKSIIREAIQNNNQEILKTIVKYGPDLMKHCDEEDLTPLSYAASNGLVNMVGFILERYLKSIKYQNKDKSYPIHKACLGGHIDILKMFYSKCPNSLLYEDQRGRTVMHLSAKQRCNKLKIVVNYLLTTKEGMFLLNKKDENGCTPLDLAISNGNNEVQIIIKTAINSLDTRPYWKKVISLSPTEKELKSFLM